From a region of the Mycobacterium intracellulare ATCC 13950 genome:
- a CDS encoding HAD-IA family hydrolase: MTGATSTDRQAPGAQLVIFDLDGTLTDSAEGIVASFLHALDHIGAPVPPGDLVAQIVGPPMDDTFRSMELGDAAEEAIAAFRAEYGARGWAMNALFDGIEALLVDLRAAGVRLAVATSKLEPTARRILAHFGLDHHFEVIAGASPDGSRKAKVEVLAHALSQLEPLPERVLMVGDRSHDVHGAAAHGIDTVVVGWGYGRADTFSGVTHAATVDELRRALGV; this comes from the coding sequence GTGACAGGCGCAACGTCCACCGATCGCCAAGCCCCAGGGGCGCAGCTGGTGATCTTCGATCTCGACGGCACGCTGACCGACTCCGCGGAGGGCATCGTGGCCAGCTTCCTGCATGCGCTCGATCACATCGGCGCACCGGTGCCCCCGGGCGACCTCGTCGCCCAGATCGTGGGGCCGCCGATGGACGACACGTTCCGGTCCATGGAGCTCGGCGACGCCGCTGAGGAGGCGATCGCGGCCTTCCGCGCGGAGTACGGCGCCCGGGGGTGGGCGATGAACGCGCTCTTCGACGGCATCGAGGCGCTGCTGGTCGATCTGCGCGCCGCCGGCGTCCGGCTGGCCGTGGCCACCTCCAAGCTGGAACCCACCGCGCGGCGCATCCTCGCCCATTTCGGGCTCGACCACCATTTCGAGGTCATCGCCGGGGCGAGCCCCGACGGCTCCCGCAAAGCCAAGGTCGAGGTGCTCGCCCATGCGCTTTCGCAGCTGGAGCCGCTGCCCGAGCGGGTGCTGATGGTCGGCGACCGCAGCCACGACGTGCACGGCGCCGCCGCGCACGGCATCGACACGGTGGTGGTCGGCTGGGGGTACGGCCGCGCCGACACGTTCAGCGGGGTGACGCACGCCGCGACCGTCGACGAGCTACGGAGGGCCCTGGGTGTCTGA
- a CDS encoding DUF3052 domain-containing protein, which produces MVAADHAPSYARKLGIQPDHVVQEWGWDEDTDDEIRAAVEEACGSELLDEDTDEVVDVVLLWWRDGDGDLVDTLMDAIGPLAEDGVIWVLTPKTGKPGHVLPAEIAEAAPTAGLMPTSSVNLGDWAASRLVQPKSRAGKR; this is translated from the coding sequence GTGGTCGCGGCGGATCACGCCCCGAGCTACGCTCGCAAACTGGGCATCCAACCCGACCATGTTGTCCAGGAGTGGGGCTGGGACGAAGACACCGACGATGAGATCCGCGCGGCGGTCGAGGAAGCCTGCGGCAGCGAGCTGCTCGACGAGGACACCGACGAGGTAGTCGACGTCGTGCTGCTCTGGTGGCGCGACGGCGACGGCGACCTGGTGGACACGCTGATGGACGCGATCGGCCCGCTCGCCGAGGACGGCGTGATCTGGGTGCTGACCCCCAAGACCGGAAAACCGGGACACGTGCTGCCGGCCGAGATCGCCGAGGCGGCCCCCACCGCCGGTCTGATGCCGACCTCGTCGGTCAACCTGGGGGATTGGGCCGCCAGCCGTCTGGTGCAGCCCAAGTCCCGGGCCGGGAAGCGTTGA
- a CDS encoding VOC family protein produces the protein MAFPALNHVAVTVRDIEVSGPWYRNLLGTDPMLDEHTDAGFRHQVWMLDGGTVFGIHQHDRAAPDERFSEHRVGLDHVGFGCAGRAELENWVTRLGELGIEHGGIVDAPYGSGLSFRDPDGIALEFFAPPG, from the coding sequence ATGGCTTTCCCAGCGCTCAACCACGTGGCGGTCACCGTGCGCGACATCGAGGTCAGCGGCCCCTGGTATCGCAACCTGCTCGGCACCGACCCGATGCTCGACGAGCACACCGACGCCGGCTTCCGGCACCAGGTGTGGATGCTCGACGGCGGCACCGTCTTCGGAATTCACCAGCACGACCGCGCGGCCCCCGACGAACGATTCAGCGAACACCGCGTGGGCCTGGACCACGTCGGCTTCGGCTGCGCCGGGCGCGCCGAGCTGGAGAACTGGGTCACCCGGCTGGGCGAACTGGGCATCGAGCACGGCGGCATCGTGGACGCCCCCTACGGCTCGGGCCTCAGTTTCCGCGACCCCGACGGCATCGCGCTCGAGTTCTTCGCCCCGCCGGGCTGA
- a CDS encoding SURF1 family cytochrome oxidase biogenesis protein, translating to MRRLAFVLRPGWIVLALVVIAFAYLCFTVLAPWQLGKHNRTSRENHQIEHSLNTAPVPVKTLLPQQNSAAPGDQWRQVTATGHYLPDVQVLARLRVIDSKPAFEVLAPFVVDGGPTVLVDRGYVRPLEGSRVPPIPRPPADTVTVTARLRNSEPPVAGKDPFVGDGVQQVYSIDTGQIAVLTKVPLAGSYLQLVDGQPGGLGVVGVPQLDAGPFLSYGIQWIAFGILVPIGLGYFAYSEIRARRQEKQSPAAASAPAPEAPQTVEDKLADRYGRRR from the coding sequence ATGCGCAGGTTGGCGTTCGTGCTGCGCCCGGGCTGGATCGTGCTGGCGCTGGTGGTCATCGCGTTCGCCTATCTGTGCTTCACGGTGCTCGCGCCGTGGCAGCTGGGCAAGCACAACAGGACCTCGCGTGAGAACCACCAAATCGAGCACTCCCTGAACACCGCGCCCGTCCCGGTGAAAACCCTGCTGCCGCAGCAGAACTCGGCCGCCCCCGGCGATCAGTGGCGTCAGGTCACCGCGACCGGGCATTACCTGCCCGACGTCCAGGTGCTGGCCCGGCTGCGGGTGATCGACTCCAAACCGGCCTTCGAGGTGCTGGCGCCCTTCGTCGTCGACGGCGGCCCCACCGTGCTGGTCGACCGCGGTTACGTGCGTCCGTTGGAGGGATCTCGCGTTCCGCCGATCCCCCGCCCGCCCGCCGACACGGTGACCGTCACGGCGCGGCTGCGCAACTCGGAGCCCCCCGTGGCGGGCAAGGATCCATTCGTGGGAGACGGTGTGCAGCAGGTGTATTCGATCGACACCGGGCAGATCGCCGTGCTGACCAAGGTCCCGCTGGCCGGGTCCTATCTGCAATTGGTCGACGGTCAGCCCGGCGGCCTCGGGGTGGTCGGCGTGCCGCAGCTGGACGCCGGCCCGTTCCTGTCCTATGGCATCCAGTGGATCGCGTTCGGCATTCTCGTCCCGATCGGGTTGGGCTACTTCGCCTATTCCGAGATCCGGGCCCGTCGCCAGGAAAAGCAGTCACCCGCCGCCGCGTCGGCGCCCGCCCCCGAGGCGCCGCAGACGGTGGAGGACAAACTCGCCGACCGTTACGGCCGACGCCGGTAA
- a CDS encoding epoxide hydrolase family protein, producing MKRVKPFRIDVSDEVLDDLRARLARTRWPEAECVDDWSQGMPLAYTRELADYWANDYDWRAREAALNRFDHFITEIDGLDIHFIHQRSPHEGAFPLVITHGWPGSIVEFHKVIEPLTNPASGRAEDAFHVVCPSLPGYGFSGKPNGAGWGVEKIAEAWETLMVRLGYERYGAQGGDWGAAVTTQIGRNRGHCAAIHLNMPVGRPTKEALSNPTEEERQAMAGLANHRKWGTGYSKQQSTRPQTLGYGLADSPVGQLAWIVEKFWDWADCDGHPEKAVSRDELLDNVMVYWVTNTAASSARLYWESFAVWGRGDRVELPTGVAAFPGELLKAPRSWCEPVYNITHWTDMPRGGHFAAFEEPELFVEDLRAFFATVR from the coding sequence ATGAAGCGCGTGAAACCGTTCCGCATCGACGTTTCCGACGAGGTTCTCGACGATCTGCGCGCGCGGCTGGCCCGAACCCGTTGGCCCGAGGCCGAATGCGTCGACGACTGGAGCCAGGGCATGCCGCTGGCCTACACCCGCGAGCTGGCCGACTATTGGGCCAACGACTACGACTGGCGGGCGCGGGAGGCCGCGCTCAATCGCTTCGACCACTTCATCACCGAGATCGACGGGCTCGACATCCATTTCATCCACCAGCGCTCGCCGCACGAGGGCGCCTTCCCGTTGGTGATCACCCACGGCTGGCCGGGCTCGATCGTGGAGTTTCACAAGGTGATCGAGCCGCTGACCAACCCCGCGTCGGGTCGCGCCGAGGACGCCTTCCACGTCGTGTGCCCGTCGCTGCCGGGCTACGGGTTCTCCGGCAAGCCCAACGGCGCGGGCTGGGGCGTGGAAAAGATCGCCGAGGCGTGGGAAACGCTGATGGTGCGCCTGGGCTACGAGCGCTACGGCGCCCAGGGCGGCGACTGGGGCGCCGCGGTCACCACCCAGATCGGCCGCAACCGGGGCCACTGCGCGGCCATCCACCTCAACATGCCGGTCGGCAGGCCCACCAAGGAAGCGCTGTCGAATCCCACCGAGGAGGAGCGGCAAGCCATGGCCGGGTTGGCCAATCACCGCAAATGGGGCACCGGCTACTCCAAGCAACAGTCCACCCGGCCGCAAACGCTGGGCTACGGGTTGGCCGATTCGCCGGTGGGCCAGCTGGCGTGGATCGTCGAAAAGTTCTGGGACTGGGCGGATTGCGACGGGCATCCCGAGAAAGCGGTCAGCCGCGACGAGCTGCTCGACAACGTGATGGTCTACTGGGTGACCAACACCGCCGCGTCCTCGGCCCGCCTGTACTGGGAGAGCTTCGCGGTCTGGGGTAGGGGAGACCGCGTCGAATTGCCCACGGGCGTCGCGGCTTTCCCCGGCGAACTGCTCAAGGCGCCGCGCAGCTGGTGCGAGCCGGTCTACAACATCACCCACTGGACCGACATGCCGCGCGGCGGGCACTTCGCGGCGTTCGAGGAACCGGAGCTGTTCGTCGAGGATCTGCGCGCGTTTTTCGCGACGGTGCGCTGA
- a CDS encoding cobalamin biosynthesis protein: protein MFATPRTAGVLVGYLADRALGDPRRCHPVAAFGTAAAALESLTYRESRAAGAVHVGLLIGSLGLLGAASQRGAGRGGWPCSIAVTAAATWVCLGGTSLARTGLAMAELLERGDVEGARGLLPSLCGRDPASLDGVGLTRASLESVAENTSDAQVAPLLYAAAGGAPAVLAYRGINTLDAMVGYRSPRYLRFGWAAARLDDVANYIAARVTASLAVLSAPLVGGSASGAARAWRRDAGRHPSPNAGAVEAAFAGALGVRLGGPTQYRHELQIRPTLGDGREPTVADLRRAVALSSLVQAGAALLAGLLAGYRRRP, encoded by the coding sequence GTGTTTGCGACGCCCCGCACGGCCGGCGTGCTGGTCGGTTACCTGGCCGATCGCGCGCTGGGCGACCCGCGACGCTGCCACCCCGTCGCCGCGTTCGGCACCGCCGCCGCCGCGCTGGAGAGCCTGACCTACCGCGAGAGCAGGGCCGCCGGCGCCGTCCACGTCGGCCTGCTGATCGGGTCGTTGGGACTGCTGGGGGCGGCGTCGCAACGGGGCGCCGGGCGCGGCGGCTGGCCGTGCTCGATCGCGGTGACCGCCGCGGCCACCTGGGTCTGCCTGGGCGGAACGTCGTTGGCGCGCACCGGGCTGGCCATGGCGGAGCTGCTGGAGCGCGGCGACGTCGAGGGCGCGCGCGGGCTGCTGCCGTCGCTGTGCGGGCGCGACCCCGCGTCCCTGGACGGCGTAGGCCTGACCCGGGCGTCACTGGAATCGGTCGCCGAGAACACCTCCGACGCCCAGGTGGCGCCGCTCCTCTACGCGGCGGCCGGCGGGGCGCCCGCGGTGCTGGCCTACCGCGGCATCAACACCCTGGACGCCATGGTCGGCTACCGGTCGCCGCGCTACCTCCGATTCGGTTGGGCCGCAGCGAGATTGGACGACGTCGCCAACTACATTGCCGCGCGGGTGACGGCGTCGCTGGCGGTGCTGTCCGCGCCCCTGGTCGGCGGCTCAGCGTCGGGGGCGGCGCGGGCGTGGCGGCGCGACGCCGGCCGCCATCCCAGCCCCAACGCCGGCGCCGTCGAGGCGGCGTTCGCCGGGGCGCTGGGTGTGCGCCTGGGCGGGCCCACCCAATACCGTCACGAGCTACAGATCCGGCCGACGCTCGGTGACGGCCGGGAACCCACCGTGGCCGACCTGCGGCGGGCGGTCGCGCTGTCGTCGCTGGTGCAAGCGGGCGCCGCGCTGCTGGCCGGGCTGCTGGCCGGTTACCGGCGTCGGCCGTAA
- a CDS encoding low molecular weight protein-tyrosine-phosphatase, which translates to MAEKMFADQLRRRGLGDAVRVSSAGTGNWHVGECADERAAGVLRAHGYPTEHRAAQVDAEHLAADLVVALDRNHARMLRHLGADEDRVKMLRSFDPRTGAHTPDVDDPYYGDTSDFERVYTVIKAALPGLHDWVDERLAQNGSG; encoded by the coding sequence ATGGCCGAGAAGATGTTCGCCGACCAATTGCGCCGCCGGGGTCTGGGCGACGCGGTGCGGGTGAGCAGCGCCGGCACCGGCAACTGGCACGTCGGCGAGTGCGCCGACGAGCGGGCCGCCGGCGTGCTGCGCGCCCACGGCTACCCGACCGAGCACCGCGCCGCGCAGGTCGACGCCGAGCACCTGGCGGCCGATCTGGTGGTGGCCCTGGACCGCAACCACGCCCGGATGCTGCGGCACCTGGGCGCCGACGAGGACCGCGTCAAGATGCTGCGGTCTTTCGATCCGCGCACCGGCGCGCACACCCCCGACGTCGACGACCCCTACTACGGCGACACCAGCGACTTCGAACGCGTCTACACCGTCATCAAGGCCGCGCTGCCCGGCCTGCACGACTGGGTCGATGAACGCCTCGCGCAGAACGGGTCGGGGTGA
- the cobC gene encoding Rv2231c family pyridoxal phosphate-dependent protein CobC, with product MASLNLSPPAARYHGDQAVAPGMLDFAVNVRHGQPPDWLLGRLAARLPDLARYPSVDDVRAAQDAAAQRHGRARDEVLPLAGAAEAFALLGNLRPARAAIIAPAFTEPEAALRAAGVPVHHVVLRPPFDLAGAVVPEDADLVVVGNPTNPTSVLHRREELLALRRPGRILVVDEAFADSIPGEPESLAGDALPDVLVLRSLTKTWALAGLRVGYALGSPDVLARLTATRAHWPVGTLQLAAIAACCAPQAVADAAAGAARLGRLRAEMVAGLASVGADVVDGRAPFVLFRMPEAVALRKRLHDRGIAIRRCDTFVGLDEQYLRAAVRREWPLLVQAISEVRR from the coding sequence ATGGCGAGTCTGAACCTGAGCCCGCCTGCGGCGCGCTATCACGGCGATCAGGCCGTCGCGCCCGGGATGCTGGACTTCGCCGTCAACGTCCGTCACGGCCAACCGCCCGACTGGCTGCTGGGGCGGCTGGCCGCGCGGCTGCCCGACCTGGCGCGCTACCCGAGCGTCGACGACGTCCGCGCGGCGCAGGACGCGGCCGCCCAGCGGCACGGCCGGGCCCGCGACGAGGTGCTGCCGCTGGCCGGGGCGGCGGAGGCCTTCGCGCTGCTGGGCAACCTGCGCCCGGCGCGGGCGGCGATCATCGCGCCGGCATTCACCGAGCCGGAGGCGGCGCTGCGTGCCGCCGGAGTGCCGGTGCACCACGTGGTGCTGCGGCCGCCGTTCGACCTCGCGGGCGCGGTGGTCCCCGAGGACGCCGACCTTGTCGTCGTGGGCAATCCCACCAATCCCACCTCGGTGCTGCACCGCCGCGAGGAGCTGCTCGCGTTGCGCCGGCCCGGCCGGATCCTGGTGGTCGACGAGGCCTTCGCAGACTCGATACCCGGGGAGCCCGAATCGCTGGCCGGTGACGCGCTGCCCGACGTACTGGTGCTGCGCAGCTTGACGAAGACGTGGGCGCTGGCCGGGCTGCGGGTGGGCTACGCGCTGGGGTCGCCGGACGTATTGGCGCGGTTGACCGCCACGCGGGCGCACTGGCCGGTGGGCACGCTGCAGCTGGCGGCCATCGCGGCGTGTTGCGCCCCGCAGGCGGTTGCCGACGCGGCGGCCGGGGCGGCGCGACTGGGGCGGCTGCGCGCCGAGATGGTGGCCGGGCTGGCGTCGGTGGGCGCCGACGTGGTCGACGGCCGGGCGCCGTTCGTGCTGTTCCGCATGCCGGAGGCCGTTGCATTGCGAAAACGACTGCATGACAGGGGAATTGCCATCCGTCGCTGTGATACGTTCGTCGGCTTGGACGAGCAGTACCTGCGGGCCGCGGTGCGCCGGGAGTGGCCGCTGCTGGTGCAGGCGATTTCGGAGGTGCGCCGGTGA
- a CDS encoding peroxiredoxin, protein MLSVGTAAPDFTLRDQNQQRVTLSSYRGAKNVLLVFFPLAFTGICQGELDQLRDHLPDFENDDSAVLAISVGPPPTHRVWALDSGFTFPVLSDFWPHGAVSQSYGVFNEDAGYSNRGTFVVDRAGLIRFAEMKQPGESRDQRLWTDALAALRA, encoded by the coding sequence ATGCTGTCGGTCGGCACCGCCGCCCCGGACTTCACTCTGCGCGACCAGAATCAACAACGCGTCACGTTGAGCTCCTACCGCGGCGCCAAGAACGTTCTGCTGGTGTTCTTCCCGCTGGCGTTCACCGGGATCTGCCAGGGCGAGCTGGACCAGCTGCGGGATCATCTGCCCGACTTCGAGAACGACGACAGCGCGGTGCTGGCCATCTCGGTGGGCCCGCCGCCCACGCACCGGGTCTGGGCGTTGGACAGCGGCTTCACCTTCCCGGTGCTGTCGGATTTCTGGCCGCACGGCGCGGTCAGCCAGAGCTACGGCGTGTTCAACGAGGACGCCGGCTACTCCAACCGCGGGACGTTCGTCGTTGACCGGGCCGGGCTCATTCGATTCGCCGAGATGAAACAGCCCGGGGAGTCGCGCGATCAACGGTTGTGGACCGACGCCCTGGCGGCCTTGAGGGCCTGA
- a CDS encoding adenosylcobinamide amidohydrolase, producing the protein MEHSRSIPLLVWQFREPRLCIASGPLGGGVGARDWLVNATVPLDYHRTDPDRHLTEIGAALGLAGTGCGLLTAVDVTRYHLAADGGVHATATVGLSSPAWAAAPDRHFRREVPAGLRTTAFTDYEIVEYRPLTDGDGYRVGTINIVVAVPVRLSGAALVNAVATATEAKAQALHEVGVRATGTASDAVVVHCPTDGAEETYGGPRSVFGARIARAVHAAVLAGARAWISGPEYRPSG; encoded by the coding sequence GTGGAACACAGTCGGTCGATCCCGTTGCTCGTCTGGCAATTCCGCGAGCCCCGGCTGTGCATCGCGTCGGGCCCGCTCGGCGGCGGCGTCGGCGCCCGCGACTGGTTGGTCAACGCGACGGTCCCCCTGGATTACCACCGGACCGACCCGGACCGCCACCTGACCGAGATCGGCGCCGCGCTGGGTCTCGCCGGCACCGGCTGCGGGCTGCTCACCGCGGTCGACGTGACCCGTTACCACCTCGCCGCCGACGGCGGTGTGCACGCCACCGCGACGGTCGGGCTGTCCAGCCCCGCCTGGGCGGCTGCGCCCGACCGGCACTTCCGCCGGGAGGTGCCGGCCGGCCTGCGCACGACCGCGTTCACCGACTACGAGATCGTCGAGTACCGGCCGCTCACCGATGGCGACGGGTACCGGGTGGGGACCATCAACATCGTGGTCGCGGTGCCGGTGCGGCTGTCCGGGGCGGCGCTGGTCAACGCCGTGGCCACCGCCACGGAGGCCAAGGCGCAGGCGTTGCACGAGGTCGGGGTGCGCGCCACCGGAACCGCGTCGGACGCGGTCGTCGTGCACTGCCCGACGGACGGGGCCGAGGAGACCTATGGCGGGCCGCGCTCGGTGTTCGGCGCCCGGATCGCCCGGGCGGTGCACGCCGCGGTGCTCGCCGGCGCCCGGGCCTGGATTTCGGGGCCCGAGTACCGGCCCTCCGGATAG